The following coding sequences are from one Triticum aestivum cultivar Chinese Spring chromosome 5A, IWGSC CS RefSeq v2.1, whole genome shotgun sequence window:
- the LOC123101630 gene encoding photosystem II D2 protein-like, giving the protein MTIALGRIPKEENDLFDTMDDWLRRDCFVFVGWSGLLLFPCAYFALGGWFTGTTFVTSWYTHGLASSYLEGCNFLTAAVSTPANSLAHSLLLLWGPEAQGDFTHWCQLGGLWTFVALHRAFALIGFMLRQFELARSVQLRPYNAISFSGPIAVFVFVFLIYPLGQSGWFFAPSFGVAAIFRFILFFQGFHNWMLNPFHMMGVAGVLGAALLCAIHGATIENTMMHHLKASISVTKCRCRLISDMLMENYSRSIPACCG; this is encoded by the coding sequence ATGACTATAGCCCTTGGTAGAATTCCTAAAGAAGAAAATGATCTATTTGATACTATGGATGACTGGTTACGAAGGGACTGTTTTGTTTTTGTAGGATGGTCTGGCCTATTGCTCTTTCCTTGTGCTTATTTCGCTTTAGGGGGTTGGTTTACAGGGACAACTTTTGTAACTTCTTGGTATACCCATGGATTGGCTAGTTCCTATTTGGAAGGTTGTAATTTCTTAACCGCTGCAGTTTCTACCCCTGCCAATAGTTTAGCACACTCTTTGTTGCTACTATGGGGGCCCGAAGCACAAGGAGATTTTACTCATTGGTGTCAATTAGGCGGTCTATGGACTTTTGTAGCTCTCCACAGGGCTTTTGCACTAATAGGTTTCATGTTACGCCAATTTGAACTTGCTCGGTCTGTTCAATTGCGGCCTTATAATGCAATCTCATTCTCTGGTCCAATTGCTGTTTTTGTTTTTGTATTCCTTATTTATCCACTGGGGCAATCTGGTTGGTTCTTTGCGCCGAGTTTTGGCGTAGCAGCGATATTTCGATTCATCCTTTTCTTTCAAGGATTTCATAATTGGATGTTGAACCCATTTCATATGATGGGAGTTGCCGGAGTATTAGGTGCGGCTCTGCTATGCGCTATTCATGGAGCGACCATAGAAAACACGATGATGCATCACTTGAAAGCGTCCATTTCTGTGACCAAATGTCGTTGTCGTCTCATATCAGATATGCTGATGGAGAATTACTCTCGTTCCATACCGGCCTGTTGTGGATAG